The following coding sequences lie in one Rutidosis leptorrhynchoides isolate AG116_Rl617_1_P2 chromosome 4, CSIRO_AGI_Rlap_v1, whole genome shotgun sequence genomic window:
- the LOC139842133 gene encoding uncharacterized protein, which produces MEVLSQKSTDVVQEAATVEEVETWMSPIVTYPNNGTLPVDGATARKNRMKAPMYMLRDGVLFKKSFTAPLLRCVGPVEVETIVMEVHEGTCGMHSGFRTVVGKIMRLGYFWPSMYRDTKEIIKACASCQRHAPKIHMSAHELIHVTSAWPFYKWAIDLVGPFPDGKHLVVAIDFFTKWVEAKPLKSTTGKQIVNFVWEKIVCHFGIPHEIVSDNSKQFAHDPFRSWCDGLNIKQTFSSVAHPQANGQVKVTNKDIVAGIRARLDTDMKVQFNDESNIISLKENLDLLEERRDAAAIREASNKQKIAKYYNQRVKERAFRPGDFVWHNNNAIRVENTVKLGPNWESPYVIADALGNRAYNLKTHDGKFVPRIWYATNLKKFYV; this is translated from the exons ATGGAGGTCCTTAGTCAAAAATCCACTGACGTGGTACAG GAAGCAGCCACTGTAGAAGAGGTCGAGACGTGGATGAGTCCTATCGTTACGTACCCCAATAACGGAACGTTGCCGGTCGACGGGGCAACGGCACGTAAGAATCGTATGAAAGCACCTATGTACATGTTAAGGGATGGAGTTCTGTTCAAGAAATCCTTCACGGCACCACTTTTAAGGTGTGTCGGCCCAGTCGAGGTGGAAACAATCGTAATGGAGGTGCATGAAGGGACTTGTGGCATGCATTCAGGATTTAGGACCGTTGTGGGGAAGATAATGCGGCTAGGGTATTTTTGGCCGTCCATGTACCGTGACACGAAAGAGATCATCAAAGCTTGTGCTTCATGCCAACGTCACGCCCCGAAAATTCACATGTCGGCGCATGAGCTAATTCACGTGACATCTGCTTGGCCCTTTTACAAATGGGCAATTGATTTGGTAGGCCCCTTCCCGGATGGAAAACACTTGGTCGTTGCAATTGACTTTTTCACCAAATGGGTTGAAGCCAAACCTTTAAAGAGCACAACGGGTAAACAGATTGTGAATTTTGTTTGGGAGAAAATCGTGTGCCATTTCGGAATACCACACGAAATTGTAAGTGATAACAGCAAACAGTTTGCTCACGATCCATTTCGTTCATGGTGTGACGGGTTGAATATCAAACAGACTTTCAGTTCTGTTGCCCATCCGCAGGCAAATGGGCAAGTCAAAGTCACCAACAAGGATATCGTTGCCGGGATAAGGGCAAGGTTGGACACAGACATGAAAG TGCAATTCAATGATGAGTCCAACATCATTAGCTTGAAGGAAAATTTGGACTTGTTGGAGGAAAGGCGTGACGCCGCCGCTATCAGGGAAGCGTCAAACAAACAAAAAATTGCCAAGTATTACAATCAACGTGTGAAGGAGCGTGCTTTCCGCCCCGGTGATTTTGTGTGGCATAATAACAACGCCATCCGGGTCGAGAATACTGTAAAATTGGGACCTAATTGGGAAAGCCCGTATGTGATTGCAGATGCACTTGGCAACAGAGCGTATAACTTAAAGACGCATGACGGCAAATTTGTGCCGCGTATCTGGTACGCAACCAATTTAAAGAAGTTTTATGTTTAA